DNA from Sulfurimonas gotlandica GD1:
TCTCTACCCCTTTTTGCATAAGCCCTGCTTCTGGTATAGTTTCAAACTCTTTATTTGGAATATTTTCTTGTTTTTCTTTTTTAATAGCTACATTTCTCACAAGTGTTGAAACTGTACCGTCTTCATAAACTGTAAGTATAGATGCATAACCATTCTTTGCAGACTTAACTTTGAAGAAAAACTTATCTTCATTGTACAAAATATTCTTAGGCTTATTGGTATTTATACTTATCTTAGAATTATCAACTGTTGTAAAAAACTTTGCAAAATCTTTTTTATCAAGGGCTTGAAGTATATTTTTGTACTTGATAAACCACTTTTTATCTTTTCTTACAAGCTCAAAGTTTATATCTTTTTTCAGTGCTTTTTTTAACTTCTTGGCAATAGTCGTATTTTTTATGTAGCTATTTTGTTTTTCATTTTCAAGTTTTGTTGCTTTGACTTTACGAATAAACTTATCTAAAGATGGGATATTTTCATACTCCACGCACACAAAATACTTGCCATCACTAAACTCAGACTTTAAAAGTTCATAGTCATACAGAGTCGCATTTGAATTTTGGGCAGAACTAAAGTCTTCACTGCTTTTAAACTCTCCGTCTCTCACTTTTTGGCTCTGAGAAAAAGATGTCTTTACACTTACAGAGATTTGAGAAGTTATATCGTTAAATGCTTCTTGTTTTGCATGTACTTCATCAACTCCACTTCCATAACCCACATAACTATTTGCTTTTGTCTTTTGGACATTGTGGTACCACATAGGGTTAGCAAATGCAGATGCTACTAGTACAATAATTAAAAGTATTTTTCTCACAAACTCAACCTAAAGTTACCTTCTATGGTAGGTTCTTGTGCTCTTACATCACCATACTCTTCTAAAGAAGTATCATAAGTTTGAGCTTTAGTATCTTTAAAGAGAGTCTTGATGTCACTATCTCCTTCTATGATGTTTTTCATCACATAAAAGCTAAAGAGGCGATGTGCTTTTTTATCATAGCCGTTTGAGTATTGGTTACCTTTTCCTGCACTCATTACCACCATTCTATTTTTATCAAATTCAACTGACTTTGCTACCATCTTTGTAGCGGCTACACCTTTTAGTACAGCTTTACCATCGGTAACTCCACTAAAGCACGAGTCAACTATTGCTACTATCTTATCTGCTTTTGAAGCACTTAATTGTGCATATATATTTTTAAGTGCGAAAAAACTCTCATCTGCTACGAAGTCTGGTTCTGTGTTAGATGCAAGCATAAAAGGTTCATTATTCAAGCTCGGTACTGGAACTCCATGACCGTTGTAATAAAAGTAGATGCTGTCTCCACTCTTCACACGGCGAAGCATCTTTTTCATACTTGTTTTTATCTTTGCTTGAGAAGCATTCTCATTTATAAGCACAAAACTATTTACTTTGAACTCCTAACCTCTTTTGAGCTGTTGAACAAACATCTCTGCACTTCTGTGCATAAGATATATATCTGTAAACTCATATTCTCTATTCCTACCACAAAAAGCCATTTGGTTTTATCTTCTTTAGCTTGTTTAGAGTTTTTAAGTAGATTATCCAGTTCACGAAAGTTATTTAGCTTACTTGCATTAAAACTACTGACTTCATTTTGCGCTACTATCACAGAACTTCTAAAACTACTCTCTACACTTATATCATTTTTGATGTTTACTGCTACTTTTGTATCATCTATGTTCATATCTGTAAATAGAGCCATATAAGTTTTTTTCTTGTAAGGAACTCTTATATCTTTTAGTTTCACACTGCTTCCGTCATACTCAAAAACAGCTTCTGGTTTTAAAGAAGCAAACTCATCTTTAAAAGCTTTTGCATCTTCTCTTTGCACTTTTATAGCAACTTTTTTAGAAAACTCTTTTTTGGCTTCAAACGATATATCTGCAACAAAATAGCCATTGTCCGCATCATATTTTAGATTTGTTAGAGTTGGTTTTCCCCAAGTTATTTCTAAGGCATTTTTGATTGCATTGATTTTTGCTTGAACTTTTGCTGTTGCATAACTCTTTTTATATTCAACTATCTCTTGTTTTTGCTTTATCTTCGTACTATCTACTCGTTTGTTAAACTCCGCAGTAGTTTCAAATTCATCTTTTACTAGTTTTAGCTCACTTGGTGGTTTAGGAATATTTTTTAGTTCCTCTTCTACTAATTTTGAGATTAATTTATCAAAGTTCAAAAGCTCAGATTGTCCTGCCCTAGCACACCTGAGATAATTTTTATCCGTCTTACTACTGCTGCCTGAATTGCCACCGCTAAAGTTCACATTCCAAGCGTACTTAGAATCTGAAACATTCACGGACGACGACCAATAAGTGCTAGAAGTGACATTTTTAAACTCTTTTTTTATCGAAGGGAGGTATATATTTTTATCAGTTATGGTTAAAAGCTGCTCAGCGGTTGGTAAAAACCAATCATCATATCCCTGTAGTGTTAAATTGTTACAGTATTTTTTTGCACTTTCCCAATCTTTTACAACACTTTTTGCATCGTTATCATCTTGCCACACAAGAACTGTTTTTTTATCTACTACAATATTTGCAGAAGCCAAGATAAAGCCTATCAAAATCAAAAGGATTACTTTCATTTCTCTTTCCTGTATTATTTAATTCCAAATTTTCAAAACTTATAACGTCACTATTGTCCTGCCCTTGCACACCTAACATAATACTTACTTGTCTGTCTGTAATAGAGGGAATAGCCATTGTCAAAGTACACATACCAAGCGTATTCAGAAACTGGAACATTCACAGACGACGACCAATAATTGCTAGAAGTTACATTTTTAAAACCTTCTTTTATGGCTGGATTAACCTTACTATAGTCAGCTATACTCTCTAACTCTATTATAGTTGGTAAATACCAATCGTTATAACCTCCATGTGATAAGTTTTGACAATATTCTTTTGCGTCATTCCAATCTTTTTTGACACTTTTTGCACGAGAGTCATCTTGCCACATTAAACCTGTAGTAATATCTTTAACTACCTCTTTTACATCATCTCTTTTTAGAGTTGATTTTTTAATATCTAGTTTTTTAACAGTTTTGTCTATAACTATCTCAACTCCAAAAGCTGAGATGCTAATCAGTACTATTAGTAGTAACTTTTTTATCATTTTTATATCTCTTGCTGTTGTTTTCAATTATTATATCAAAATCTCTAAATCTTTCTCATCGCAGATAAATCAAATTCTATAGTCTCATCTTCACAAACTACAGTAACAATACATACACTCTTAGAGATGCTAAGAGGCTTTACTATATCTTCTAAAAGAACATGTGATTCTTTTGTTGTCGGGTCATAAGCTTTTAAAGTGTTTTGCTCAACCATGAAGAGTCTTCCACCACCGCATCCATCACCGATGATGCCTTCACATATCAGTGGATCATTCAAATCAAAACCATGAGTCATCTAAACACTCCTCTTTTGCTTCTTCTAAAAACTCTTTAAACTCACTAGAATTTTTATCTAAGTCTTTATACTCAACGTAGACATACTCTTTAAATATCTTCTCATCTACACACTTACAAAGCTTAGAGTCATTAGAATCTGCACAGGTAGAAATCATCACTTGTTTTTGAACCTCATTCCAGCCAAAATAGCTTTTATAGTATGGATATAGAACCCAAAAAGCAAAACCAATCGTTAGGACTATATTTGTAATGTACTCTTTTTTCTTAGTCTCTATATATTTTTTTACATCATAAGATATAAGAATCAAAAAGACAATCTCTAAACCAATATTGAACCAGTCGCTATCTAAAAAATCAAACAAATATTACCTTTATAATTACCATTTTAAATTTGGACGCAAGATAAGTTGATGATTATCAATTCCCTCTTCTTTAAGTGCGCCGCTGTACTTGTCTCCACTGTTGTAGAGATAACCTATTCCAAGACCAAAACTGACTTTTTCACTCCAGCTAAGCGGCCATTTTTTCTCTAAAATAAGTTCCATCTCACTTAGATGCAAAGTCTTTGCATTTACCGCAGCCATAACAGAAAAAGCACTGTTGTAAACAAATGACCATGCACTTTTTTTATAATCTATACTACTTCGTCTAGCACCTATATATAAACTGTTTTCAAAGTCACTATTTTGATGGATTCTACTGCCTACTCTAAAACTCCAGTCTAAGTCTCTATCTTCTTTGTTTCTTGTACCTTTTAGTTTAAATTCCAAGTTATACCACTTGTCGTAGTGAGCCAAGTTGTCTTTTATAGAGTAGTCACCGATAGTGACAAGGTAACCTATATAGGCTCTATTATTTCCTATGTGATCTTCTTTTTTATTTTTAAAAACCATCATTCTTCCTATGAAAAATGAAAGAGAATATGGCTCTTCAAAACCTGCAGTTACTGATTTAACCAAATTAAAATTTTGTACTTTTGCTTTTTCATACATGTCTTCATGATTTTGTCTAAAGTAAAGACCACCAATTCCCATAGGATGCACGGCAGCTTCTAGTAAAAATATATTTGGATTTAAAGTATTTAAGATTAAGTCTGTGTATATTTGAGTCTCAGAAAAAGAGATAGCATCTGTAATGTTGTTATCTCTGTCAAGGTCTATAAATGCTGAAACATTTGAGTAATAAGCATCTACTTCATAGTCATACTCTATCAAATCATCACCAGATAGATTACTACAGATGCTAACAACAAACAATAGACCTAAAAAAAATTTCATTACTGCTTCTTTGTTAGAATTTTTATTGCCTCTGCACACATAGCCAGACCAAAAGATGCTGTTACTCCCATAAAGCTGCCTTTGGCTTTCACCTGCGCTTCTTCTGAAGAAAAGACTACTCTATATTTTTTATTAAAACCTCGTTTTCTAAGCTCATAACGGATTTTAGAACCAAATTTATCTCCGTAAGTTTTCCAGATATCTGTCACTTCTATCTTTGTAGGATCAAGTCTCTTTGCGCTTCCAAAAGATGAGATAAGTTTTTTGTAACACTTCTGAGCAAGAGCAAGTTTAGCTTTTGTATCATCTATGGCATCTAAAACCAAGTCATACTCATCGAAGTCAAAGTCCCAAACCCACTGCTCATCTATACGAGTATTTATGATTTTTATATCTGGATAGTGTTTTTTAAGAGCTTCTACTTTGAGTTCACCCTCATGCATCTCAGACCACATTTGACGGTTCTGGTTTGTCTCATCATATGTATCATAGTCTACAATTGTCACATCTGTAATACCACTTCTAATCAAACAATCAAGACAAAAACTACCAACTCCTCCAACACCAAGAAGCAGTATCTTGGCACTTGAAAGTTTAGTGAAATCATCTTCTAAAATAAGTTTTATACGGTCATATCTCATACTGTCTAATCTATCCACTCTTCAAGTTTTTTCATACTTTTGTATGCACTCAAATCAAGTTGAATCGGAGTAATAGAGATAAATCCATCTCTTATAGCTTCATAATCACTAACTCCATCAACTCCCTCTCTTGGAGAGAAATTTAGTGGATGCAGACCTAACCAGTAGTGCTCTTCTCCACGTGGATTTCTATGAACGTGTGAATCATTTGCATAAAACCTATAACCTGCATACGTTACTTTTATCTTAGCTTCTTTAACATCAGCTGGAATATTTACATTTAAAAATTCTCTATGAGGTAGAGGAAATGTTCCGTTTTTTATCTTTAAAACAAGCTCTTTTATAGTCTTTTGTGCAAGTGTAAAATCACCATCAGGATTTGTAAAATCCATAACTTGACTTATAGCGATAGAAGGAACATCGTGTAAAACTCCCTCCATAGCTCCTGCTGCTGTTCCGCTGTATGTAATATCTTCGCCCATGTTTGAGCCACGATTTATTCCGCTTATTAGCAAGTCTGGTTTTTTATCTTCAAAGATTGTACTAAGAGATAAGTAGACACAGTCACTAGGAGTCCCATCGTCTAGTTTGTAAAAATCATCATCAACACTTACAAAACGAAGTGGTCTCACAAGAGTAAGAGAGTGTCCACAGGCAGACTTCTCATTTGCGGGGGCTACAACTGTAACTTTCACATCTTCTAACTCTCTTAAAGCTTCTATTAAACAGAGTAGGCCTTTTGCTTCGTAACCATCATCATTTGTAACTAATATTCTGTATTTATTTTTCATAAGGACATTTTATACAAATGCTTCTTTAAACTTTATGATTTACTTTTTTTTCCGATATAGATGCAACAGATACAAAGGAAAAATTATGAATACTTCATACGCGGTTGACTCTTACAGAGCACATGACCTGAGTATAGCTATGAAAACTTCTAGCGGTGATGTTATAAAGATGGATTTCGCAAATCATCAGTCGGCATCTATGAGTCATGAACAGAATGCAAGTGGCTCAAAAACTACTATGAGTTTTGCTTCGATGCAGTCATTTCAGTTTAATATAGAGAGTAACGGAATAGATGCTCAAGATAAAAAAGAGATAGATGCATTTATGAAAATAGCTCAACCATTTATTGACTCATTTTTAAAAGAACTTCAAGACGCAGCACCAAAATCTCCAGTGACTCAACTTGCAAATAAAATAGCAAGCATATTTGAGCCAAGTAAAGAGAGAGATGAAAACGCTAAAAACAATGTAAAAACTAACATAGTTAAAATGTTTGATGACTCTATGAAAAAACTTGAAGCTCCTGAGAAACTAGATAATATAGACTCTTTAGATAAAATCTTCGCAGATGCTCAAAAACTTTTAGAAAAAACTCTTAAAGCTTTTGATGATTTCAACAAAAATATATACGCTTAAACATGCGATAGGCTTTGGTATAAAATATGCTTTAGCCAAGCATGAAAACACTTCTTTTATCACTTATTTTTACATTGTCTATATTCGCTTCATCGATCGAGCTAAACTACCACGAACTAAATAAAGAGATAGATAAAGTCTCATTAGACTTAACTCCTGAA
Protein-coding regions in this window:
- a CDS encoding LPP20 family lipoprotein; this translates as MRKILLIIVLVASAFANPMWYHNVQKTKANSYVGYGSGVDEVHAKQEAFNDITSQISVSVKTSFSQSQKVRDGEFKSSEDFSSAQNSNATLYDYELLKSEFSDGKYFVCVEYENIPSLDKFIRKVKATKLENEKQNSYIKNTTIAKKLKKALKKDINFELVRKDKKWFIKYKNILQALDKKDFAKFFTTVDNSKISINTNKPKNILYNEDKFFFKVKSAKNGYASILTVYEDGTVSTLVRNVAIKKEKQENIPNKEFETIPEAGLMQKGVETYDLYVLIVSSEKIHFDSFAQADEALIEEEKYKNFDELIEFMNDKNYATLKVVTKPRIY
- a CDS encoding caspase family protein — its product is MLINENASQAKIKTSMKKMLRRVKSGDSIYFYYNGHGVPVPSLNNEPFMLASNTEPDFVADESFFALKNIYAQLSASKADKIVAIVDSCFSGVTDGKAVLKGVAATKMVAKSVEFDKNRMVVMSAGKGNQYSNGYDKKAHRLFSFYVMKNIIEGDSDIKTLFKDTKAQTYDTSLEEYGDVRAQEPTIEGNFRLSL
- a CDS encoding DUF1566 domain-containing protein gives rise to the protein MKTTARDIKMIKKLLLIVLISISAFGVEIVIDKTVKKLDIKKSTLKRDDVKEVVKDITTGLMWQDDSRAKSVKKDWNDAKEYCQNLSHGGYNDWYLPTIIELESIADYSKVNPAIKEGFKNVTSSNYWSSSVNVPVSEYAWYVYFDNGYSLYYRQTSKYYVRCARAGQ
- the surE gene encoding 5'/3'-nucleotidase SurE, with the protein product MKNKYRILVTNDDGYEAKGLLCLIEALRELEDVKVTVVAPANEKSACGHSLTLVRPLRFVSVDDDFYKLDDGTPSDCVYLSLSTIFEDKKPDLLISGINRGSNMGEDITYSGTAAGAMEGVLHDVPSIAISQVMDFTNPDGDFTLAQKTIKELVLKIKNGTFPLPHREFLNVNIPADVKEAKIKVTYAGYRFYANDSHVHRNPRGEEHYWLGLHPLNFSPREGVDGVSDYEAIRDGFISITPIQLDLSAYKSMKKLEEWID
- a CDS encoding DUF1566 domain-containing protein; protein product: MKVILLILIGFILASANIVVDKKTVLVWQDDNDAKSVVKDWESAKKYCNNLTLQGYDDWFLPTAEQLLTITDKNIYLPSIKKEFKNVTSSTYWSSSVNVSDSKYAWNVNFSGGNSGSSSKTDKNYLRCARAGQSELLNFDKLISKLVEEELKNIPKPPSELKLVKDEFETTAEFNKRVDSTKIKQKQEIVEYKKSYATAKVQAKINAIKNALEITWGKPTLTNLKYDADNGYFVADISFEAKKEFSKKVAIKVQREDAKAFKDEFASLKPEAVFEYDGSSVKLKDIRVPYKKKTYMALFTDMNIDDTKVAVNIKNDISVESSFRSSVIVAQNEVSSFNASKLNNFRELDNLLKNSKQAKEDKTKWLFVVGIENMSLQIYILCTEVQRCLFNSSKEVRSSK
- a CDS encoding tRNA threonylcarbamoyladenosine dehydratase — protein: MRYDRIKLILEDDFTKLSSAKILLLGVGGVGSFCLDCLIRSGITDVTIVDYDTYDETNQNRQMWSEMHEGELKVEALKKHYPDIKIINTRIDEQWVWDFDFDEYDLVLDAIDDTKAKLALAQKCYKKLISSFGSAKRLDPTKIEVTDIWKTYGDKFGSKIRYELRKRGFNKKYRVVFSSEEAQVKAKGSFMGVTASFGLAMCAEAIKILTKKQ